In Clostridium sp. SY8519, one genomic interval encodes:
- a CDS encoding DNA topoisomerase, producing MSKSLYIAEKPSVARDFAAALKENMKRFDGYMESEQSVITWCYGHLVTMSYPEAYDPKLKRWSLNTLPFLPEKFKYEVIASNEKQFRNVSALLNRPDVDVIYICTDSGREGEYIYRLVDQMAQVKGKERKRVWIDSQTEEEILRGIREAKDWSEYDNLSASAYLRAKEDYLMGINFSRLLTLKYGNALAAFLHQKYAVISVGRVMTCVLGMVVRREREIRNFVKTPFYRVAAGLEYNGFSIDSEWKAVEGSRYFGSPKLYKDNGFRRKEDAQELIDTLRTVSPQEMTVSSVTRKTEKKNPPLLYNLAELQNDCARFFKISPEETLKIVQELYERKLVTYPRTDARVLSSAIAKEIDRNLRGLRAIPGVKDCAEQILASGSYKKIGSGRYVNDSQITDHYAIIPTGQGFSALRGLPAVSSKVYEVIVRRFLAIFYPPAEYQRIRLTADLDREKFFAGFKVLRTPGYQTVMKYSFLKKKKEEKEDGLSDGSAVDALATLKKGMKLPVTDYAIREGETSPPKRYNSGSIILAMENAGQLIEDEELREQIRGCGIGTSATRSGILEKLIRNRYLTNNRKTQIITPMLQGELIYDIVESSIRSLLNPELTASWEKGLTYVAEGSITEQEYMDKLEAFIQKKTSQVLQLHNQYQISEFFRRDAGYYSKQTDKSSGRRAAGDKEKQ from the coding sequence ATGTCAAAGTCTCTATATATTGCAGAGAAACCAAGTGTGGCCCGTGATTTCGCGGCCGCGCTGAAAGAAAATATGAAGCGTTTCGACGGTTATATGGAGTCGGAGCAGTCAGTGATCACCTGGTGCTACGGGCATCTGGTAACCATGAGCTATCCGGAGGCGTATGATCCGAAACTGAAGCGGTGGAGCCTGAATACCCTTCCCTTTCTTCCGGAGAAGTTTAAATATGAAGTAATTGCTTCCAATGAAAAGCAGTTCCGCAATGTATCTGCGCTGCTGAACCGGCCGGACGTGGACGTGATCTATATCTGCACGGACTCCGGACGGGAAGGGGAGTATATTTACCGTCTGGTGGATCAGATGGCCCAGGTGAAAGGCAAAGAACGAAAACGGGTCTGGATTGATTCGCAGACAGAAGAGGAGATCCTGCGGGGGATCCGTGAGGCGAAGGACTGGTCGGAATACGACAATCTGTCGGCGTCTGCCTATCTGCGGGCAAAGGAAGACTACCTGATGGGAATTAATTTTTCCCGCCTTCTTACGCTGAAATACGGCAATGCGCTGGCTGCTTTTCTGCATCAGAAGTATGCGGTGATTTCCGTGGGTCGGGTCATGACCTGCGTTCTGGGAATGGTGGTACGCCGGGAAAGAGAAATCCGCAATTTTGTAAAAACGCCGTTTTACCGTGTGGCTGCCGGGCTGGAGTACAATGGATTTTCGATTGACAGTGAATGGAAAGCCGTGGAGGGATCCCGGTATTTCGGTTCGCCAAAATTGTATAAAGACAATGGATTCCGCAGAAAAGAAGACGCGCAGGAGCTGATTGACACCCTGCGGACCGTCAGTCCGCAGGAGATGACGGTTTCCTCCGTGACGCGAAAAACAGAGAAGAAAAATCCTCCCCTGTTATATAATCTGGCAGAACTGCAGAATGACTGCGCCAGGTTTTTCAAAATCAGCCCGGAGGAAACCCTGAAAATTGTGCAGGAACTCTATGAACGAAAACTGGTCACCTATCCCCGTACCGATGCCAGAGTGCTGTCTTCCGCCATCGCCAAGGAGATCGACCGAAATCTCCGCGGCTTAAGGGCAATCCCAGGGGTGAAAGACTGCGCGGAACAGATCCTTGCGTCAGGCTCCTATAAGAAAATCGGGTCAGGCCGCTATGTCAATGACAGTCAGATCACAGACCATTACGCCATCATCCCTACGGGGCAGGGATTTTCCGCGCTGCGGGGACTGCCGGCTGTTTCGTCGAAAGTGTACGAAGTGATTGTCCGCAGATTTCTGGCGATTTTTTACCCGCCGGCTGAGTATCAGCGGATCAGACTCACAGCGGATCTTGACCGGGAAAAGTTCTTTGCCGGATTTAAAGTCCTGCGGACACCGGGATATCAGACGGTAATGAAGTATTCTTTTTTAAAAAAGAAAAAGGAAGAAAAGGAGGACGGCCTGTCCGACGGATCGGCGGTAGATGCGCTTGCCACTCTGAAAAAAGGAATGAAACTGCCGGTCACAGATTATGCGATCCGGGAAGGCGAAACATCACCTCCGAAGCGGTATAATTCCGGATCCATTATCCTGGCGATGGAAAACGCGGGCCAGCTCATCGAAGATGAAGAACTCAGGGAACAGATCCGGGGCTGCGGCATCGGCACCAGCGCCACACGAAGCGGCATCCTGGAAAAATTGATCCGCAACCGGTACCTGACCAACAACCGGAAGACCCAGATCATCACACCGATGTTGCAGGGGGAACTGATCTATGATATCGTGGAGTCATCCATACGATCCCTGCTGAATCCGGAACTGACGGCCAGCTGGGAAAAAGGATTGACTTATGTGGCGGAGGGCAGCATCACCGAACAGGAATATATGGACAAGCTGGAGGCTTTTATCCAGAAAAAGACCTCCCAGGTGCTTCAGCTGCACAACCAGTACCAGATCAGCGAATTTTTCCGCAGAGACGCGGGATACTACAGCAAACAGACAGACAAATCTTCCGGCCGCAGGGCGGCGGGAGATAAGGAGAAACAATAA